Part of the Aureitalea marina genome, AAACGTCCATTAGCTGAAAAGATTTGCCCGGTTTGCAATCGCCCATTCTCCTGGAGAAAGAAATGGGAAAAGAATTGGGATATGGTAAAATACTGCAGCCAGCGTTGTCGTCGAAATAAGAGTTAAGATGAAAACAGCCATCTATTGGTTCAGGAATGACCTGAGAGTAGTTGACAACCACCTCCTGAAGCAGGCAACCGAAGAGAACGATCAAATTATTGGCGTTTACATACTGGAGGATCGCCTTCTGAGCTTAGATCGTTATGGTTTTGCTAAAACTGGGCCATTTAGACTTCAATTTCTCCTGCAGAGCTTACAAGAGCTTAAATCTGCCTTACTGGATCTCAATATCCCTTTGATTGTACTGAGAGGGAGCGGGGTATCAGAAATGAAATCGCTCATATCTAACAACGAGGTCACAAGTATTTACAACCAACTGGAATGGACTTCTGAAGAGGTTGACACGGAAACCAAACTGAGAAATTCAATTAGCGCCTCTGTTCGATGGATCCAATCATACGATCAATTCTTGCTC contains:
- a CDS encoding DUF2256 domain-containing protein, encoding MKRPLAEKICPVCNRPFSWRKKWEKNWDMVKYCSQRCRRNKS